In a single window of the Drosophila miranda strain MSH22 chromosome XL, D.miranda_PacBio2.1, whole genome shotgun sequence genome:
- the LOC108164712 gene encoding 60S ribosomal protein L17: MGRYSRESDNVTKSCKARGPNLRVHFKNTHETAQAIKRMPLRRAQRFLKAVIDQKECVPFRRFNGGVGRCAQAKQWKTTQGRWPKKSAEFLLQLLRNAEANADCKGLDADRMVVHHIQVNRAQCLRRRTYRAHGRINPYMSSPCHVEVILTEKEEVVSKAVDDEPAKKKLSKKKLQRQKEKMLRSE, translated from the exons ATGGGCCGCTACTCCCGTGAGTCAGACAACGTCACCAAGTCGTGCAAGGCGCGCGGACCCAATCTACGTGTGCATTTCAAG AATACACATGAGACTGCTCAGGCCATCAAGCGCATGCCCCTGCGTCGTGCCCAGCGTTTCCTGAAGGCTGTGATCGACCAGAAGGAGTGTGTGCCCTTCCGTCGCTTCAATGGCGGCGTTGGACGTTGCGCCCAGGCCAAGCAGTGGAAGACCACACAGGGTCGCTGGCCCAAGAAGTCTGCGGAATTCCTGCTGCAGTTGCTGCGCAACGCTGAGGCCAATGCTGACTGCAAGGGACTCGATGCCGATCGCATGGTTGTCCACCACATCCAGGTGAACCGCGCCCAGTGCCTGCGTCGCCGCACATACCGTGCCCATGGTCGCATCAATCCCTACATGTCATCGCCGTGCCACGTTGAGGTCATTCTTACCGAGAAGGAGGAGGTCGTCTCAAAGGCCGTCGATGATGAGCCCGCTAAGAAGAAGCTCTCCAAGAAGAAGCTCCAGCGCCAGAAGGAGAAGATGTTGCGTTCTGAATAA